From the Toxoplasma gondii ME49 chromosome VIIa, whole genome shotgun sequence genome, one window contains:
- a CDS encoding vitamin k epoxide reductase family protein (encoded by transcript TGME49_203720~Signal peptide predicted by SignalP 2.0 HMM (probability 0.982) with cleavage site probability 0.776 at residue 24~Predicted trans-membrane domain (TMHMM2.0):6-29:74-94:100-123:126-146) → MAVLRHNSAVALLALCGLMVSLYCVHVQQHLERHLAYKPYCDIAPSMMCSKVALSPYSHMLSLFGLAEPHGRMDVANGHLGVAFYAFMLTYPFGKQAFENIYFLGTTTALVVSGYLCYLVYSALSVVSIISASIVIVNALLFITIFRQTGADTATAEEISDRLDRGTRQHERPETQRREEKKVK, encoded by the exons ATGGCGGTCCTCCGCCACAACTCTGCAGTCGCGCTTCTGGCACTGTGCGGGCTGATGGTGAGCTTGTATTGCGTTCATGTCCAACAACACTTGGAGAGACATCTCGCTTACAAGCCCTATTGCGACATCGCGCCCAGCATGATGTGTTCGAAG GTCGCTCTGAGTCCCTATAGCCATATGCTTTCGTTGTTCGGACTCGCAGAGCCGCACGGACGTATGGATGTTGCCAACGGCCACCTTG GGGTCGCCTTCTACGCCTTCATGCTGACGTACCCTTTCGGAAAACAGGCATTCGAAAATATTTATTTTCTTGGAACAACAACCGCTCTG GTTGTCTCAGGGTACCTTTGCTACTTGGTGTACTCGGCTCTTTCAGTCGTTTCTATAATTTCGGCGAGTATTGTGATA GTCAACGCCCTACTGTTCATTACTATTTTTCGACAAACAGGGGCAGATACAGCCACCGCAGAGGAGATTTCTGATAGACTTGATCGAGGAACACGTCAACACGAGAGGCCAGAAACTCAACGacgggaagaaaagaaagtaAAGTAA